From one Sulfurimonas sp. genomic stretch:
- the recO gene encoding recombination protein RecO, with product MQGFIINLNKVKDEDLIVTIISKNSLDTLYRFYGARHGVINLGFKIDYEKEGSAKSSIERLKDVIHIGFKWINDYEKLRLWQNFLGLFYKHLKDAYEIDDFYFDLIENASKNWNKQNPKRVAIESYVKLLEHEGRLHTEMECFLCHEEIEGDISLIRAFLPTHKDCTHTLPISQDALVELYKSKSSLFLNDKEVDRMWYILLEGL from the coding sequence ATGCAGGGTTTCATAATAAATCTTAATAAAGTTAAAGATGAAGACTTAATAGTAACAATAATATCTAAAAACTCTTTAGATACTCTTTATAGATTTTACGGGGCACGTCACGGTGTTATAAACCTTGGATTTAAAATAGATTATGAAAAAGAAGGTTCGGCAAAATCATCTATTGAGAGACTCAAAGATGTTATCCATATAGGCTTTAAATGGATAAATGATTATGAGAAACTTCGTCTTTGGCAAAACTTTTTAGGACTTTTTTATAAACACCTAAAAGATGCTTATGAGATAGATGATTTTTATTTTGATCTAATTGAAAATGCTTCTAAAAACTGGAATAAACAAAATCCAAAAAGAGTAGCAATTGAGTCGTATGTTAAACTTCTTGAACACGAAGGTCGTTTGCATACAGAGATGGAGTGTTTTTTATGTCATGAAGAGATAGAAGGAGATATATCTCTTATTCGTGCATTTCTTCCTACACATAAAGATTGTACACATACTTTGCCAATTTCTCAAGATGCACTTGTAGAGCTCTATAAAAGTAAATCCAGCCTGTTTTTAAATGATAAAGAGGTTGATAGGATGTGGTATATTTTATTAGAAGGATTATGA
- the nspC gene encoding carboxynorspermidine decarboxylase yields MKTPYYLCEEELLEKNLKLLDYVQKQSGAKIILALKGFAMHSTFGLVSKYLKGCTASGLHEARLAYEEFKKHNDKAEVHTYSPAYSEDDIKEIAKISDHIVFNSPSQLFKYANLVKSINQNISLSLRINPEVSASPKDIYNPCGLYSRLGTTLKNFDESVLEHIDGLNFHALCEQDADALEEVLIAFEKNFSKYFANLKYINFGGGHHITRKDYDVEKLIRLVKSFKERYNVDVYLEPGEAVGWEVGYLVSSVLDTFNNGMNVAILDTSAEAHMPDTLAMPYRAEVRGAGEVGEKKYTYRLGGNTCLAGDIMGDYSFDEPLKAGDKIIFEDQIHYTFVKNTTFNGIKLPSLVLKKLDGSVELVKEFGYEDYRDRLS; encoded by the coding sequence ATGAAAACACCATATTATTTATGTGAAGAAGAGTTATTAGAAAAAAATTTAAAGCTTCTTGACTATGTACAAAAACAAAGCGGAGCAAAAATTATTTTAGCTCTAAAGGGTTTTGCAATGCACTCAACATTTGGCTTAGTGTCAAAGTATCTAAAAGGCTGTACTGCAAGTGGATTACATGAGGCAAGACTTGCTTACGAAGAGTTTAAAAAACACAATGATAAAGCAGAGGTACATACCTATTCACCTGCTTATAGTGAAGATGATATAAAAGAGATTGCTAAAATATCTGATCACATTGTATTTAACTCTCCAAGCCAGCTTTTTAAATATGCTAATCTGGTAAAGTCTATAAATCAAAATATCAGTTTATCTCTTAGAATAAATCCTGAAGTATCAGCATCACCAAAAGACATATACAACCCATGTGGATTATATAGCCGTTTAGGAACTACGCTTAAAAACTTTGATGAGAGTGTTTTAGAACATATTGATGGATTGAACTTCCATGCATTGTGTGAACAAGACGCAGATGCTCTAGAAGAGGTTCTTATTGCATTTGAAAAAAACTTTTCAAAATACTTTGCAAATCTAAAATATATAAATTTTGGAGGGGGACATCATATAACAAGAAAAGATTATGATGTTGAAAAGCTTATAAGATTAGTTAAATCTTTCAAAGAGCGTTACAATGTAGATGTGTATCTTGAACCTGGTGAAGCGGTAGGCTGGGAAGTTGGATATCTTGTAAGCTCTGTACTTGATACTTTTAACAACGGTATGAATGTAGCTATTCTTGATACGTCTGCTGAAGCACATATGCCTGATACTTTAGCTATGCCATATCGTGCAGAAGTTCGTGGAGCAGGTGAGGTGGGGGAGAAAAAATATACTTACCGTTTAGGTGGAAATACTTGTCTTGCAGGAGACATTATGGGTGATTACTCATTTGATGAGCCCCTAAAAGCAGGAGACAAGATTATATTTGAAGACCAGATACACTATACATTTGTTAAAAATACTACATTTAATGGTATTAAGCTTCCATCTTTAGTTCTTAAAAAGCTTGACGGGAGTGTAGAATTGGTAAAAGAGTTTGGATATGAGGATTATAGAGACAGGCTGTCATAA
- a CDS encoding HDOD domain-containing protein yields MDYKSLVDTIESLPPLSNAAILIQKLYENGAADVNITKLVKLIESDAVLTANILKMINSPLYGFTRQIASVAQAVTLFGTEMVHGLVLHYAINERMKANTEMFGVSPSIFNDVCQLQSSLMMQWFSKIDTRQAQFLTPLALIMESGKLVMAKEIMKNNSAQKFKEGYKSAKDTLVYEDSVFGTSSYFVSGMLFDHWNLEPLFVDILKALDYEPEYKTDKIESYTDTLAVIKTAVNPRDILTKESVLKAARLVQDLGYDPDYFISVALRIKKAYIQNLKNR; encoded by the coding sequence ATGGACTATAAAAGTTTAGTAGATACAATTGAATCATTACCACCATTGTCAAATGCGGCAATTTTGATACAAAAGCTTTATGAAAATGGGGCGGCTGATGTTAATATCACTAAACTTGTTAAACTTATAGAATCTGATGCCGTATTAACAGCTAATATTTTGAAGATGATCAACTCGCCGTTGTATGGATTTACAAGGCAAATTGCATCTGTAGCTCAGGCCGTAACACTGTTTGGAACAGAGATGGTACACGGTTTAGTTCTTCATTATGCCATTAATGAGCGTATGAAAGCAAATACTGAGATGTTTGGAGTATCACCGTCGATATTTAACGATGTATGTCAGCTTCAAAGCTCGCTTATGATGCAGTGGTTTTCTAAAATAGATACGCGTCAAGCTCAGTTTTTAACTCCTCTTGCTCTTATTATGGAATCTGGTAAACTGGTGATGGCTAAAGAGATTATGAAAAACAACTCTGCTCAAAAATTTAAAGAGGGCTACAAGTCTGCAAAAGATACATTGGTTTATGAAGATTCTGTTTTTGGAACATCTTCGTACTTTGTATCAGGTATGCTGTTTGATCATTGGAATCTTGAACCGTTGTTTGTAGATATTTTAAAAGCATTAGATTATGAACCTGAATATAAAACAGACAAAATAGAGAGCTATACAGATACACTTGCTGTTATTAAAACTGCTGTAAATCCAAGAGATATATTAACTAAAGAATCTGTCTTAAAAGCAGCAAGACTAGTGCAGGATTTAGGTTATGATCCTGATTATTTTATAAGTGTTGCACTTAGAATTAAAAAAGCATATATACAAAATTTAAAAAATAGATGA
- a CDS encoding saccharopine dehydrogenase family protein, with translation MKKTLIIGAGGVGRVVVHKCVQNADVFGQIILASRTQARCDEIKNELPSADIKTASVDADSVDELIALINEVEADIVINVALPYQDLAIMDACIATKTPYLDTANYEHPDEAKFEYKLQWARDEKFKEAGIMGLLGSGFDPGVTNVFCAYAQKHYFDTIEYIDILDCNAGDHGYPFATNFNPEINLREVSANGRYWENGEWIETKPMEIMQVWDYPEVGPKDSYLLYHEEMESLVKHIKGLKRIRFFMTFGQSYLTHMQCLENVGMLGIKEVEHKGQKIIPIEFLKTLLPDPSTLGPRTKGKTNIGIVAEGLKDGVRKKIYIYQVSDHEKCYAETNSQAVSYTTGVPAMIGAKLMLENKWNGTGVFNMEEFDPDIFMEELNVQGLPWQIKELEV, from the coding sequence ATGAAAAAAACTTTGATTATTGGTGCTGGCGGCGTAGGTCGTGTAGTGGTACACAAATGTGTACAAAATGCTGATGTCTTTGGTCAAATAATTTTAGCGTCTAGAACACAAGCTAGATGTGATGAGATAAAAAATGAACTGCCGAGTGCAGATATAAAAACTGCCAGTGTAGATGCAGATAGTGTAGATGAGCTTATTGCTTTAATAAATGAAGTTGAAGCTGATATTGTTATAAATGTAGCATTGCCTTACCAAGATTTAGCGATTATGGATGCGTGTATTGCAACTAAAACACCGTATCTTGACACTGCTAACTATGAACATCCTGATGAAGCAAAGTTTGAGTACAAGCTTCAGTGGGCAAGAGATGAAAAGTTTAAAGAAGCAGGTATAATGGGACTGCTTGGAAGCGGTTTTGATCCGGGTGTAACAAATGTGTTTTGTGCTTATGCGCAAAAGCACTATTTTGATACTATTGAGTATATTGATATTTTAGATTGTAATGCAGGTGATCATGGATATCCGTTTGCAACTAACTTTAATCCTGAGATAAATCTTCGTGAAGTGTCTGCAAATGGTCGTTATTGGGAAAACGGAGAGTGGATAGAAACAAAACCTATGGAAATTATGCAAGTTTGGGATTATCCTGAGGTTGGTCCAAAAGATTCATATCTACTTTACCATGAAGAGATGGAGTCTTTAGTTAAGCATATAAAAGGTCTTAAACGTATTAGATTTTTTATGACGTTTGGTCAAAGTTATTTAACACATATGCAGTGTTTAGAAAATGTTGGTATGCTTGGCATTAAAGAAGTTGAACATAAGGGACAAAAAATAATCCCTATAGAGTTTCTAAAAACACTTCTTCCTGATCCATCAACTCTTGGACCTCGTACTAAAGGTAAAACAAATATCGGTATTGTTGCTGAGGGTTTAAAAGACGGTGTTAGAAAAAAGATCTACATCTATCAAGTAAGTGATCATGAAAAATGTTATGCTGAGACAAACTCACAAGCAGTGTCATACACTACGGGTGTTCCAGCAATGATCGGTGCTAAACTTATGCTTGAAAATAAGTGGAATGGTACTGGTGTATTTAACATGGAAGAGTTTGATCCCGATATATTCATGGAAGAGTTAAATGTTCAAGGACTTCCTTGGCAAATTAAAGAGTTAGAGGTATAA
- a CDS encoding MFS transporter produces the protein MRKMFALVGVINYLIVVFLNAFTDLGHKIIIQNTIFKVYDSSEQIVLTAIINGMILLPFILVFSPSAYLSDRFGKHIIMKHSAAFAVVITIFITFSYYQGWFLFAFMMTFLLALQSAIYSPAKYGYIKELVGDKFITQGNGAVQAVTIVAILGGIIFYSAFFESMVGDKFSTNEDILKEIAPLGWFLVLGSIIEWYLASKLPNKIQIYSEKRFDISKYIRGEYLFKNFRISKRKPEIFEAIIALSLLWSISQVILAIFGEYAKTNLGVTNALAVQGVMALAGLGIVFGSFIVSIFSKYFINVGYIILGAVGITIIIFIIPFSTSMSFNAVVFLFFGIFSAFIIVPLNAYIQYLAPSVHLGTILAGNNFIQNIFMFTFLALTTVFAYFGMDSEALFYIMGAVGIGLTYLVYKRYLIMGIWAIFVFLFSIRYKFEYKGLDNIPENQGVLLLGNHVSWIDWLILQVPIKKRINFLMDKDIYNYKILTPILKKADVIPISSSSVKDALKEASERLKKSKVVALYPEGEISKDSELSEFKNGYKLIKGEDNYVVVPFLIDGMFGSIFSKNKNDQHGSVFRRRVVSVEFEKPIINKLEAKELQEIVQNIKNKRAQI, from the coding sequence ATGCGTAAAATGTTTGCACTTGTCGGTGTTATAAACTATCTGATCGTTGTGTTTTTAAATGCATTTACTGATCTGGGTCATAAAATAATTATTCAAAATACTATATTTAAAGTTTATGATTCTAGTGAGCAGATAGTTCTAACTGCAATTATAAACGGTATGATACTTCTTCCTTTCATACTTGTTTTCTCGCCCTCAGCATATCTTTCAGATAGATTTGGCAAACATATTATTATGAAACACTCGGCAGCTTTTGCTGTTGTTATTACTATATTTATTACTTTTTCATATTATCAAGGCTGGTTTTTATTTGCCTTTATGATGACTTTTTTACTAGCTTTACAAAGTGCCATCTATTCACCTGCAAAATACGGTTATATAAAAGAATTGGTTGGGGATAAGTTTATCACTCAAGGTAATGGTGCAGTTCAAGCTGTAACTATAGTTGCAATACTTGGGGGAATTATATTCTATTCTGCTTTTTTTGAATCTATGGTCGGGGATAAATTTTCAACTAATGAAGATATACTAAAAGAGATCGCTCCACTTGGTTGGTTCTTAGTTTTAGGCTCAATAATAGAGTGGTATCTGGCATCTAAGCTACCTAATAAAATTCAAATATATAGTGAAAAAAGATTTGATATTTCAAAGTATATTAGGGGTGAATATCTATTTAAAAACTTTAGAATTTCAAAAAGAAAGCCTGAAATTTTTGAAGCGATCATAGCTTTGAGTTTATTATGGTCTATATCTCAAGTTATACTTGCAATATTTGGAGAGTATGCAAAAACTAATCTTGGTGTGACAAATGCTTTGGCTGTTCAAGGTGTTATGGCACTCGCAGGTCTTGGTATAGTTTTTGGCTCTTTTATAGTTTCTATTTTTTCAAAGTACTTCATTAATGTAGGATATATCATACTAGGTGCAGTAGGCATAACAATCATCATATTTATTATCCCATTTAGTACATCAATGAGTTTTAATGCTGTTGTGTTTTTATTTTTTGGAATTTTTAGCGCATTTATCATTGTTCCTCTCAATGCTTATATACAATACCTTGCGCCATCAGTACATCTTGGAACTATACTTGCGGGAAACAATTTTATTCAAAATATTTTTATGTTTACATTCTTAGCCCTTACAACTGTTTTTGCATATTTCGGAATGGATTCTGAGGCTTTATTTTACATAATGGGAGCAGTTGGAATAGGTTTGACCTACTTAGTATATAAACGTTATCTTATTATGGGTATATGGGCTATTTTTGTATTTTTGTTTTCTATTAGATACAAATTTGAATATAAAGGTTTAGACAATATACCTGAAAATCAGGGCGTATTGCTTCTTGGAAATCATGTTAGCTGGATAGATTGGTTGATTTTACAGGTGCCTATAAAAAAACGTATAAACTTTCTTATGGATAAAGATATCTACAACTATAAAATTTTAACTCCTATTTTAAAAAAAGCAGATGTAATACCTATATCTTCAAGCTCTGTTAAAGATGCACTAAAAGAGGCTTCTGAGAGATTGAAAAAATCAAAAGTAGTTGCCTTGTATCCAGAAGGTGAGATCTCTAAAGACAGTGAACTCTCAGAGTTCAAAAACGGCTATAAACTTATAAAAGGCGAAGATAACTATGTAGTTGTTCCATTTTTGATAGATGGTATGTTCGGTTCCATATTTTCAAAAAATAAAAATGACCAACACGGCAGCGTTTTTAGAAGAAGAGTTGTAAGTGTCGAGTTTGAAAAACCTATAATAAATAAGCTAGAAGCAAAAGAGCTTCAGGAGATTGTGCAAAATATTAAGAACAAAAGGGCTCAAATATAA
- a CDS encoding DUF695 domain-containing protein yields MIEKYININEDFSVEVELDIDEDVQTYPWLFSLFIESELEDKTKEEIIDIVEKKPFVKYVGMRFIDGWSELYFYSLNSKNIQKDVNSYLQKNSYKFEGGVVKDTKWEFYQGNLEPSELEFFMIESQKIVNMLTEEGDDITKEREVEHYVMFDTASQMQRFVENSKEFGFELKDEISSEECEYGVAMSRVHNLEYATLSENIKILSELAKKEHGFYELWSTTLAQEQ; encoded by the coding sequence ATGATTGAAAAATATATAAATATCAACGAGGATTTTAGTGTAGAGGTTGAACTAGACATAGATGAAGATGTTCAAACATATCCATGGCTTTTTTCACTTTTTATAGAATCAGAGTTAGAAGATAAAACAAAAGAAGAGATAATTGATATAGTTGAGAAAAAACCATTTGTAAAGTATGTGGGAATGCGTTTTATAGATGGTTGGAGCGAGCTTTATTTTTATTCTTTAAACTCTAAAAACATACAAAAAGATGTAAACTCATATCTGCAAAAAAACTCTTATAAGTTTGAAGGCGGTGTTGTTAAAGATACAAAGTGGGAATTTTATCAGGGAAATTTAGAACCAAGCGAATTAGAGTTTTTTATGATCGAGTCTCAAAAGATTGTAAATATGCTCACAGAAGAGGGTGATGATATAACAAAAGAGCGTGAAGTTGAGCACTATGTTATGTTTGATACTGCATCACAGATGCAGCGTTTTGTAGAGAATTCTAAAGAGTTTGGTTTTGAATTAAAAGATGAAATCAGTTCTGAAGAGTGCGAATATGGTGTAGCTATGAGTAGAGTTCATAATTTAGAGTATGCTACATTAAGTGAGAATATTAAGATATTAAGTGAACTTGCAAAAAAAGAGCATGGTTTTTATGAGTTATGGAGTACAACTTTAGCACAGGAGCAATAG
- a CDS encoding DUF695 domain-containing protein: MLNFFERLEDGEKVKIEVESEIERYRDNPWLLSIFLHLDSSDTKADNYLEFLRLKGSLIISLEDEDRTGYIGSRTVNGWTEFYFYSKNNDGIKERGGDTLQFEPYDYESHVEKDSEWSFYHRKLEPTPEEAKQIALKKQRAKEINTDD, encoded by the coding sequence ATGCTGAACTTTTTTGAACGCTTGGAAGATGGTGAAAAAGTTAAAATTGAGGTTGAAAGCGAGATCGAGCGCTACAGAGATAACCCATGGCTTTTAAGCATCTTTTTGCATTTAGATAGTTCAGATACTAAAGCAGATAATTACCTTGAGTTTCTTCGTCTTAAAGGTTCACTGATCATATCTTTGGAAGATGAAGACAGAACAGGCTATATAGGTTCTAGAACTGTAAACGGCTGGACTGAATTTTATTTTTATTCAAAAAATAATGACGGTATAAAAGAACGTGGCGGAGATACTTTACAGTTTGAACCATATGATTATGAAAGTCATGTAGAAAAAGATTCAGAGTGGTCTTTTTATCATAGAAAACTGGAACCTACACCTGAAGAAGCTAAACAAATAGCTTTAAAAAAACAAAGAGCAAAAGAAATAAATACAGATGATTGA